A part of Lacibacter sp. H407 genomic DNA contains:
- a CDS encoding glycoside hydrolase family 97 protein — protein sequence MYYSSFRLLVISSMLLICAVELSAQVTISSPNKKIIATVSLTDGKPTYKINVGQPELLRPSKLGITVGSTDFSNNLRFVRASAPQVVTDQYTMIYAKKKQSNYKATKRTIRYQHQSGAFLELIFQVSNDGVAFRYAIPGKNDQYETLTAEHTSFHFPSSVKAFLQPMQVSKTGWEQTNPAYEEHYQQNIPVGTISPSAAGWVYPALFQHNTTWALITEASVSSNDCATRLQAASPNGEYFIGLPDPREIMTGKNLLPQVKLPYTSPWRIIAIGSLATIIESTLGTDLAQATAVKNTSFVKPGKASWSWINSKDDFIVYDEQKKYIDFAAAMNWQYCLIDADWDRKIGYEKVKELADYAKQKSVGLLLWYNSAGDWNTVKYTPKNHLLTSESRSKEFQRLKDMGIKGVKIDFFAGDGQSVMEYYQAILKDAANYQLLVNFHGATLPRGWSRTYPHLMTAEAVRGFEMITFNQGDADKEATHCAMLPFTRNAFDPMDFTPMNLYKIQTNVVRKTTSAFELATSVLFLSGIQHFAESPEGMQHVPANIQQFLKELPTTWDDVKYIDGFPGKYVVLARRYQQKWYIAGINGEQTARNIVIDPAIFKKTKARIITEGDTNLSFSEKQIDVTKKQTIRLQPAGGFVIVLE from the coding sequence ATGTATTATTCGTCGTTTCGTTTACTGGTAATTAGCAGTATGCTCCTGATCTGTGCTGTTGAATTATCCGCACAGGTTACTATCAGCAGTCCCAATAAAAAGATCATTGCAACGGTTTCTCTTACCGATGGTAAACCAACCTACAAAATCAATGTGGGGCAACCCGAACTGTTGCGCCCGTCTAAACTGGGCATCACAGTCGGTTCAACTGATTTTTCAAACAACCTGCGTTTTGTTCGGGCATCAGCACCACAAGTTGTTACTGATCAGTATACCATGATCTATGCCAAGAAAAAACAAAGCAATTACAAAGCAACGAAGCGAACCATCCGCTATCAGCATCAGTCAGGTGCTTTTCTGGAATTGATCTTCCAGGTGTCGAATGATGGTGTTGCATTCCGCTATGCAATTCCGGGAAAGAACGATCAATATGAAACACTAACGGCCGAGCATACCTCTTTTCATTTTCCTTCTTCAGTAAAAGCATTTTTACAACCCATGCAGGTTTCAAAAACGGGATGGGAGCAAACCAATCCTGCGTATGAAGAACATTATCAACAAAACATACCTGTTGGAACAATATCACCATCTGCAGCAGGTTGGGTGTACCCGGCCTTGTTTCAACACAATACTACCTGGGCTTTGATCACTGAAGCTTCCGTAAGTAGCAATGATTGTGCAACACGATTACAGGCAGCATCGCCCAATGGTGAATATTTTATTGGCTTACCTGATCCACGTGAGATCATGACAGGTAAAAATCTATTACCGCAGGTAAAACTGCCTTACACAAGTCCCTGGCGCATCATTGCCATTGGCAGTCTTGCAACCATTATTGAATCTACATTAGGGACTGATCTTGCACAAGCAACTGCAGTAAAAAATACTTCGTTTGTAAAACCCGGCAAAGCATCGTGGAGCTGGATCAATTCAAAAGATGATTTTATTGTGTACGATGAGCAGAAGAAATATATTGACTTTGCTGCTGCTATGAACTGGCAATACTGTTTGATCGATGCTGATTGGGACAGAAAGATTGGTTATGAAAAAGTGAAAGAGCTTGCTGACTATGCAAAGCAAAAGAGTGTAGGGTTGTTATTATGGTATAACTCTGCGGGTGATTGGAATACAGTAAAGTACACTCCAAAAAATCATTTACTTACAAGTGAAAGCCGCAGCAAAGAATTTCAGCGTTTGAAAGATATGGGCATCAAAGGCGTCAAGATCGATTTTTTTGCCGGCGATGGTCAATCAGTAATGGAATACTATCAGGCTATTTTGAAAGATGCAGCCAATTATCAGTTACTCGTAAATTTTCATGGAGCCACATTGCCAAGAGGATGGAGCAGAACCTATCCGCATTTAATGACTGCAGAAGCGGTACGTGGATTTGAAATGATCACGTTTAATCAAGGAGATGCTGATAAAGAAGCAACGCATTGTGCCATGCTTCCCTTTACACGCAATGCATTTGATCCGATGGATTTTACGCCGATGAATTTGTATAAAATTCAAACCAACGTTGTACGGAAAACAACCAGTGCGTTTGAACTGGCAACCTCTGTTTTATTCTTATCCGGTATTCAGCATTTTGCAGAATCGCCTGAGGGCATGCAACATGTACCTGCTAACATTCAGCAATTTTTAAAAGAATTACCAACTACCTGGGATGATGTAAAATACATTGACGGTTTCCCCGGTAAATATGTGGTACTGGCAAGAAGGTATCAACAGAAATGGTATATCGCCGGGATCAATGGGGAACAAACAGCGAGAAATATTGTGATCGATCCTGCGATATTCAAGAAAACAAAAGCACGGATCATTACAGAAGGCGATACAAACTTATCATTTTCTGAAAAGCAGATTGATGTAACGAAAAAGCAAACGATTCGCTTACAACCGGCGGGTGGATTTGTAATTGTGCTTGAGTAG
- a CDS encoding Crp/Fnr family transcriptional regulator has translation MKQNKKNCDLKSCVLCKQCLPDWLPALDANRKSFHVKKGELLFKEGEEVKGMYFINTGLVKVHKQWGNDKELILRIASNGDIVGHRGLGSDTIYPVSGTALEPTEVCFLSLDFFNATLKVNHDFLYQLMMFFASELKESEKRMRNLAHMNVKGRIANALLYLKQKFGTESNGFIDLSISRQDLASYTGTTYESLFRIMNELVAENAIYTDGKKIRILKDNLLLTYTEQE, from the coding sequence ATGAAGCAAAACAAAAAGAACTGCGACCTGAAAAGCTGTGTACTCTGCAAGCAATGTCTTCCCGACTGGTTGCCGGCACTTGACGCCAATCGAAAAAGTTTTCATGTAAAAAAAGGTGAACTGCTTTTTAAAGAAGGTGAAGAGGTGAAAGGCATGTACTTCATCAACACCGGACTTGTAAAAGTGCACAAGCAATGGGGCAATGATAAAGAACTGATCCTGCGGATTGCAAGCAATGGCGATATCGTTGGGCATCGTGGATTAGGCAGTGATACCATCTATCCTGTTTCAGGCACTGCCTTGGAACCAACGGAGGTTTGCTTTTTAAGTCTTGATTTTTTTAATGCAACCTTAAAAGTGAATCATGATTTTTTATATCAGTTGATGATGTTCTTTGCATCGGAACTAAAAGAATCGGAAAAACGAATGCGTAACCTGGCACATATGAATGTGAAAGGACGAATTGCCAACGCACTGCTTTACCTGAAGCAGAAATTCGGAACAGAAAGTAACGGCTTTATTGACCTGTCAATCAGCCGGCAAGATCTTGCTTCTTATACCGGCACCACGTATGAATCATTGTTTCGTATTATGAATGAATTGGTTGCTGAAAATGCAATTTATACTGATGGTAAAAAGATCAGAATCCTGAAAGATAATTTGTTATTGACTTATACCGAACAGGAATAG
- the cobA gene encoding uroporphyrinogen-III C-methyltransferase, protein MLQRKLVLIGAGPGDPELITIKAIRMLKQADVVLYDALANDELLDYCSPKCIKRFVGKRYGCHALSQEEINTLIVEYGQQHALVVRLKGGDPFVFGRAQEEIDTARQAGMQVELVPGISSALAVPASQLIPLTCRGINESFWVTTGTTKEGTISPDIQLAAQSSATVIILMAMSKLEAIMDIFKLHGKEHTPVAIIQNGTTKEEKMVTGTVNDIFFRAAHAEISNPAIIIVGEVVRLHPSYLLSTVKKQTTAHLSQKKTL, encoded by the coding sequence ATGCTACAGCGAAAATTGGTACTTATCGGGGCGGGACCCGGCGATCCGGAACTTATTACAATAAAAGCAATACGTATGCTCAAACAGGCTGATGTTGTGTTGTATGATGCGTTGGCAAACGACGAGTTGCTGGATTATTGCTCGCCCAAATGTATCAAGCGTTTTGTGGGCAAACGGTATGGCTGCCACGCCTTGTCGCAGGAGGAGATCAATACGTTAATTGTAGAATATGGCCAACAGCATGCATTGGTAGTTCGTTTAAAAGGTGGCGATCCATTTGTGTTCGGTCGTGCACAGGAAGAAATTGATACCGCCCGCCAAGCCGGTATGCAAGTTGAACTTGTACCGGGTATTTCAAGTGCACTGGCTGTACCGGCAAGTCAACTAATTCCCCTCACCTGCCGTGGTATCAATGAAAGTTTTTGGGTAACAACAGGTACCACAAAAGAAGGTACTATTTCACCGGATATTCAGTTAGCTGCTCAGTCATCCGCTACTGTTATTATTTTGATGGCGATGAGTAAACTGGAAGCCATCATGGATATATTCAAACTCCATGGAAAAGAACATACACCTGTTGCCATTATACAAAACGGTACAACGAAAGAAGAAAAAATGGTGACAGGAACTGTGAACGATATTTTTTTCAGAGCAGCTCATGCAGAGATCAGCAATCCGGCCATCATTATCGTAGGCGAAGTGGTACGATTGCATCCATCATATCTGTTATCGACGGTCAAGAAGCAAACTACTGCTCATCTCTCCCAAAAGAAAACATTGTAA
- the nirB gene encoding nitrite reductase large subunit NirB, which produces MKVVVIGNGMVGYKFCEKLVKKNSTGNISIVVFGEEVRPAYDRVHLSEYFAGKSADDLSLAPKEWYSDNGIVLHLSDPVVSIDREKKTVHSHAGVTETYDYLILATGSAAFVPPIPGVEKEGVFIYRTIEDLELMTNWAKKSKKGAVIGGGLLGLEAAKAMLDLGVTDTQVIEFAPRLMPRQIDDAGSRLLQSKLEDLGLTIHTSKNTTAINGDEAISSMSFSDDSSFDVDMLVISAGIKPRDELARNASIEVGPRGGITVNDNLQTSDPFIFAIGECALHKGMIYGLVAPGYEMAEVVVTNLTGGEKSFTGFDMSTKLKLIGVDVASFGDPFVSGEGIRSIVFDDSVKGIYKRINVSADGKELLGGILVGDAEQYNMLLQTCKNKVVLPPNTEDVILGARGGEGDGGAGVTSLPDDAVICSCEAVTKGAICESVVLGYETVDGIKKCTKAGTGCGGCVPMVKDLMVHTMKTQGKVVRNVLCEHFDYSRQELFDLIKINDLRTYDAVLDKFGKGDGCELCKPPVASILASLWNEVILKKGNDTAQDSNDRFLANIQKGGTYSVVPRIPGGEVTPDKLIVIGQVAKKYNLYTKITGGQRIDLFGAHLSDLPNIWEELIEAGFESGHAYGKSLRTVKSCVGSTWCRFGLHDSVSFAIRVEERYRGLRSPHKLKGGVSGCIRECAEAQSKDFGIIATEKGWNLYVCGNGGSKPQHALLLASDIDEETCVKYLDRFLMFYVKTADPLTRTATWLNKMEGGIDYLRSVVVHDALGMNAEWEAAMESHVNSYECEWKAAIETPELRKRFNHFVNAPEEKDPTVVFDPMREQKRAKEWK; this is translated from the coding sequence ATGAAAGTGGTAGTAATAGGAAACGGTATGGTGGGTTACAAGTTCTGCGAAAAGCTTGTAAAAAAGAATAGTACCGGTAATATCTCCATCGTGGTTTTTGGAGAAGAAGTAAGACCTGCTTACGACAGGGTTCATTTAAGTGAGTATTTCGCCGGTAAGTCTGCCGACGATCTTTCCCTCGCCCCTAAAGAATGGTATAGTGACAATGGTATTGTGCTGCATCTTTCTGATCCCGTTGTTTCAATCGACAGGGAAAAGAAAACCGTGCACTCACACGCCGGTGTAACCGAAACTTACGATTACCTGATCCTGGCTACCGGTTCGGCCGCTTTTGTTCCGCCAATTCCGGGTGTTGAAAAAGAAGGTGTGTTCATCTATAGAACTATTGAAGACCTTGAGTTGATGACCAATTGGGCAAAGAAATCAAAAAAAGGTGCAGTGATTGGTGGTGGTTTGTTGGGATTAGAAGCCGCTAAAGCCATGCTTGATCTTGGTGTTACCGATACGCAAGTGATTGAATTTGCTCCACGCCTCATGCCTCGTCAAATTGATGATGCAGGTTCAAGATTATTACAATCGAAATTAGAAGACCTCGGTCTAACAATTCATACATCAAAAAACACAACGGCTATTAATGGTGATGAAGCTATAAGCAGCATGAGTTTTTCTGATGATAGTTCGTTTGATGTTGACATGCTCGTGATCTCTGCAGGTATTAAACCAAGAGATGAACTGGCAAGAAATGCTTCAATTGAAGTTGGTCCACGTGGAGGAATAACCGTTAACGACAACTTGCAAACATCCGACCCTTTTATTTTTGCTATTGGCGAATGTGCTCTGCATAAAGGAATGATCTACGGTCTTGTTGCTCCCGGTTATGAAATGGCCGAAGTGGTGGTCACGAATTTAACTGGTGGCGAAAAATCATTTACCGGTTTTGATATGAGCACCAAGCTCAAACTGATCGGGGTAGATGTTGCAAGCTTTGGTGATCCGTTTGTGAGCGGTGAAGGCATTAGAAGTATTGTATTTGATGACAGCGTGAAAGGTATTTACAAACGTATTAATGTAAGTGCCGATGGTAAAGAATTGTTGGGCGGAATTCTGGTAGGTGATGCAGAACAATACAATATGTTATTGCAAACCTGCAAAAACAAAGTGGTGTTACCTCCTAATACAGAAGATGTAATTCTCGGTGCAAGAGGTGGTGAAGGTGATGGTGGTGCAGGTGTTACAAGTTTGCCAGATGATGCAGTGATCTGCAGTTGCGAAGCAGTTACAAAAGGTGCTATTTGTGAATCGGTAGTATTAGGTTACGAAACAGTTGATGGTATTAAGAAATGTACCAAAGCCGGAACAGGTTGTGGTGGTTGTGTGCCAATGGTGAAAGACCTGATGGTACATACTATGAAAACACAAGGCAAGGTTGTACGCAATGTATTGTGTGAACACTTTGATTACAGTCGCCAGGAATTATTTGATCTTATCAAAATAAATGATCTGCGTACATACGATGCAGTGCTGGATAAGTTTGGGAAAGGTGATGGTTGTGAATTGTGTAAACCTCCGGTTGCATCGATCCTCGCCAGTTTGTGGAATGAAGTGATATTGAAAAAAGGAAATGATACAGCACAGGATAGCAATGATCGTTTCTTAGCGAATATTCAAAAAGGTGGAACGTACTCTGTAGTTCCCCGTATTCCCGGCGGAGAAGTTACACCTGATAAATTAATTGTGATTGGCCAGGTAGCGAAGAAGTATAATCTCTACACAAAAATTACCGGCGGTCAGCGTATCGATTTGTTTGGCGCACATTTAAGTGATCTGCCAAACATCTGGGAAGAATTAATTGAAGCTGGTTTTGAAAGCGGACATGCTTACGGTAAAAGTTTGCGCACAGTAAAAAGTTGCGTAGGCAGTACCTGGTGTCGTTTCGGTTTGCACGACAGTGTAAGTTTTGCAATACGTGTGGAAGAACGTTATCGTGGTTTGCGTTCTCCACATAAGTTAAAAGGTGGTGTGAGTGGTTGTATCCGTGAATGTGCTGAAGCACAGAGTAAAGACTTCGGTATCATCGCTACAGAAAAAGGTTGGAACCTGTATGTATGTGGCAACGGTGGTAGTAAACCACAACATGCCTTATTACTCGCATCGGATATCGATGAAGAAACATGTGTGAAGTATCTCGATCGTTTCTTAATGTTCTATGTAAAAACAGCTGATCCGTTAACACGTACTGCTACATGGTTGAACAAGATGGAAGGTGGTATTGATTATTTGCGTTCAGTTGTTGTGCATGATGCATTAGGTATGAATGCAGAATGGGAAGCAGCCATGGAAAGCCATGTAAATTCTTACGAGTGCGAATGGAAAGCTGCCATTGAAACACCTGAATTAAGAAAACGCTTTAATCACTTTGTAAACGCTCCTGAAGAAAAAGATCCAACAGTTGTGTTTGATCCGATGCGTGAACAGAAACGAGCGAAAGAATGGAAATAA
- the nirD gene encoding nitrite reductase small subunit NirD, producing MIAEKTITWFAACRTEDVPANGGVCVKYNDTQIALFHFTRRDEWYATQNECPHRQQMALSRGMIGTQNEEPKVACPFHKKTFSLVTGECLSGDECAIKTYEVKVENGTVYIGIED from the coding sequence ATGATCGCAGAAAAAACAATTACCTGGTTTGCCGCCTGCAGAACTGAAGATGTTCCTGCTAACGGTGGTGTGTGTGTGAAATACAACGACACACAAATCGCACTTTTCCATTTTACACGAAGAGATGAGTGGTATGCCACCCAAAACGAATGCCCGCATCGTCAGCAAATGGCGTTGAGCCGTGGCATGATCGGTACACAAAACGAAGAACCAAAGGTGGCCTGCCCGTTTCACAAAAAAACATTTTCGTTGGTTACAGGCGAATGCCTGAGTGGTGATGAATGCGCCATTAAAACTTATGAAGTGAAAGTGGAGAACGGCACGGTATATATCGGCATCGAAGATTAA
- a CDS encoding alginate export family protein, with the protein MKNFKTTRIIFLSLMLLAYCTTKAQFTLSGQLRTRTEVRNGLGNLVLKGSKPAVFTSQRTRLNFGYKWDRLTFGVAVQDVRVWGQDASSISNADGNRLMLHEGWADLTLFNSADTTIKAKGIDLMSLKVGRQELIYDDVRLIGNLDWLQQARRHDMALLKTVHKGWQIDIGYAFNQNTDAFGYTGTGYVPSNVPAYVKNSLGTLVPTPAGMLPMATAGNAANNSSKTGAPVFMNPPTTNGGNQDYKSFASLYISKKIKQTKFSALFFNDNFGKYKLDSAGSDATGYVYGRRFVAASAADPFNYKGMNQRYTYGLMLNQTIGNASGFGKIAFQGAFYAQSGKNRDGVKMKDAYHYALSATYQKGKISITPGYEFLSGNDATTATDEKFDPLYGTPHRHWGFMDYFYVGTGSPAGGLKNPYFKVKYTGTALTAGVDFHLFSIDKSMKKADGSFIGKDLGNELDFLLNYNMNKFTNIELGYSIMNATGSMAIAKGQATTDAAAANYRRTGNWFYAMIRFSPDFFYTKPVAIKQ; encoded by the coding sequence ATGAAAAATTTTAAAACAACACGAATAATCTTTTTGAGCTTGATGCTACTCGCTTATTGTACAACAAAGGCACAGTTTACATTATCAGGCCAGCTCCGCACACGTACTGAAGTGCGCAACGGTTTGGGCAACCTCGTATTGAAAGGTTCAAAGCCCGCTGTGTTCACTTCACAACGTACAAGATTGAATTTTGGCTATAAATGGGACAGGTTAACTTTTGGTGTAGCAGTACAGGATGTTCGTGTTTGGGGACAGGATGCGTCATCTATTTCAAATGCAGATGGAAACCGTTTAATGCTGCATGAAGGTTGGGCAGATCTTACATTGTTCAACAGTGCAGATACAACTATCAAAGCAAAAGGTATTGACCTGATGAGCCTGAAAGTGGGCCGCCAGGAATTAATTTATGATGATGTGCGTTTGATCGGCAATTTAGATTGGTTACAGCAGGCACGCCGTCATGATATGGCTTTGCTGAAAACCGTACACAAAGGATGGCAGATCGATATCGGCTATGCTTTTAATCAAAACACAGATGCATTTGGTTATACCGGAACAGGTTATGTTCCATCCAATGTACCTGCGTATGTAAAAAACTCATTGGGTACATTAGTGCCAACACCTGCTGGTATGTTGCCAATGGCAACGGCAGGTAATGCTGCGAACAACAGCAGCAAAACAGGTGCCCCTGTTTTTATGAATCCTCCCACAACAAACGGTGGTAACCAGGATTACAAATCATTTGCAAGTTTGTACATCAGTAAGAAAATTAAGCAGACCAAATTTTCTGCACTCTTCTTCAACGATAATTTTGGAAAATATAAACTCGATTCAGCCGGTAGTGATGCAACAGGTTATGTATACGGTCGTCGCTTTGTAGCGGCAAGTGCTGCTGATCCTTTCAACTACAAAGGAATGAACCAACGCTACACGTATGGTTTAATGCTCAACCAAACAATAGGCAATGCTTCAGGTTTTGGAAAGATAGCTTTTCAAGGAGCTTTCTATGCACAAAGTGGTAAAAACCGTGATGGTGTAAAAATGAAAGATGCCTATCACTACGCTCTTTCTGCAACTTATCAAAAAGGAAAGATCAGTATTACACCGGGTTATGAATTCTTAAGCGGTAATGATGCAACAACAGCAACAGATGAAAAATTCGATCCGCTGTATGGCACACCACACCGTCACTGGGGTTTTATGGATTATTTCTATGTAGGAACAGGTTCGCCTGCAGGTGGATTGAAAAATCCTTATTTCAAAGTGAAGTACACAGGTACAGCTTTAACAGCAGGTGTTGATTTTCATCTCTTCTCTATAGATAAGAGTATGAAGAAAGCTGACGGCTCTTTCATTGGTAAAGATCTGGGTAATGAACTTGATTTCCTGTTGAACTACAACATGAACAAGTTTACAAATATTGAATTAGGTTATTCAATCATGAATGCAACCGGTAGTATGGCTATTGCAAAAGGACAGGCAACAACTGATGCAGCAGCAGCCAACTACAGAAGAACAGGAAATTGGTTTTATGCCATGATCCGTTTTTCACCTGATTTCTTTTACACAAAACCGGTAGCAATTAAACAGTGA
- a CDS encoding CmpA/NrtA family ABC transporter substrate-binding protein, with amino-acid sequence MKLSIKNLVLFSAMALLFMGIFAFKINTPSRKIKLGFIPLTDCAPLVAAKELGLFAKYGVDVELEKQASWAVVRDKILNGELDGAHCLFSMPLSVYTGVGGKAGSEMKIAMVLNNNGQAITLSKDFCGQVGFKQINKVAATVKSIQGRKEVTFAQTFPGGTHDIWLRYWMSAAGINQKSVGIITIPPPQMVANMRVDNMEGYCVGEPWNGVAAAQNVGFTHISTQDLWKNHPEKALVVNSAFAAGNREDLKKVMKAIIEACKWLDVMGNRAKAASWLSKPNYVNAPVQVLEARLKGSYDLGCELGVQKYKDDYMTFYNNGIVNTPKKSYAHWFLAQYVRFGYLKAEPNYKAIAEKLVLDDLFAEVAKEMGVPVQPDMQVIKTNFDVAFDPNNVSAYLKTTKH; translated from the coding sequence ATGAAACTCTCAATAAAAAATTTGGTACTGTTCTCAGCAATGGCACTTTTGTTCATGGGAATTTTTGCCTTTAAAATAAATACACCTTCACGTAAGATCAAGCTGGGGTTTATTCCTCTTACCGATTGCGCACCACTGGTAGCGGCAAAAGAACTCGGACTTTTTGCGAAGTATGGAGTGGATGTGGAACTTGAAAAGCAAGCATCATGGGCTGTAGTGCGTGATAAAATATTGAATGGCGAATTGGATGGTGCACATTGTTTATTCTCAATGCCGCTTTCAGTTTACACCGGTGTTGGTGGTAAAGCAGGATCTGAAATGAAGATTGCAATGGTGCTGAACAACAACGGACAGGCCATTACACTTTCAAAAGATTTTTGCGGACAGGTTGGCTTTAAACAAATCAACAAAGTTGCTGCAACAGTTAAAAGTATCCAGGGCAGAAAGGAAGTAACCTTCGCACAAACTTTTCCAGGTGGCACACATGATATCTGGTTACGTTACTGGATGTCTGCTGCAGGCATCAACCAAAAATCTGTTGGTATCATCACTATTCCTCCTCCGCAAATGGTAGCTAACATGCGTGTTGATAATATGGAAGGTTATTGTGTAGGTGAACCATGGAATGGTGTGGCTGCTGCACAAAATGTTGGCTTCACTCATATCTCAACACAGGATCTCTGGAAGAATCATCCGGAAAAAGCATTGGTTGTGAATTCAGCTTTTGCTGCGGGTAACAGAGAAGACCTGAAGAAAGTAATGAAAGCAATTATTGAAGCCTGTAAGTGGCTTGATGTAATGGGTAACAGGGCGAAAGCAGCTTCATGGCTTTCAAAACCGAATTATGTAAATGCTCCTGTACAGGTACTTGAAGCAAGATTGAAAGGTTCTTATGATCTCGGTTGCGAATTAGGTGTACAGAAATACAAAGATGATTACATGACCTTTTATAACAACGGCATCGTAAACACACCAAAGAAATCATACGCTCATTGGTTCCTTGCACAGTATGTACGCTTTGGTTATTTAAAAGCCGAGCCTAATTACAAAGCCATTGCCGAGAAATTGGTGTTGGATGATCTGTTTGCAGAGGTAGCAAAAGAAATGGGTGTACCGGTGCAACCCGATATGCAGGTCATCAAAACAAATTTTGATGTAGCGTTTGATCCAAACAATGTGTCGGCGTATTTGAAAACAACAAAGCATTAA
- the ntrB gene encoding nitrate ABC transporter permease, with protein MKNFFSLKTLQSLLYFLGGLALMGGIWELIAAITKHEIPTPAMTWEVFKEVMQNPMQDDPDYKGIGTKLISSLSRVGIGFGFGSLIAIPIGLIMGSNKITMNIINPMVQILRPVSPLAWFPLGLAIFQDSPQASIFMIFICSLWPTLINTAFGVSHIPQDHKNVGKAFGFSRWKYITKIVLPYTFPHILTGLRLSIGVAWMVIVAGEMLSGGMGLGYFVWEEGFNGGSIAKILVAIIIIGIVGLLLDRIFMALQKRFSFAA; from the coding sequence ATGAAAAATTTCTTCTCACTTAAAACGCTCCAGTCGCTGCTCTACTTCTTAGGTGGGCTTGCACTGATGGGTGGTATATGGGAATTAATTGCAGCGATCACTAAACACGAAATTCCCACGCCGGCAATGACATGGGAAGTGTTTAAGGAAGTAATGCAAAATCCCATGCAGGACGATCCTGATTATAAAGGTATCGGTACAAAACTGATCAGCTCACTCAGTCGTGTAGGTATTGGTTTTGGCTTTGGTAGTTTAATTGCTATTCCAATTGGTTTGATCATGGGTTCCAATAAAATTACCATGAACATCATTAACCCAATGGTACAGATACTTCGCCCGGTTTCTCCATTGGCATGGTTTCCGTTAGGTCTTGCCATTTTCCAGGATTCACCACAGGCAAGCATCTTCATGATCTTTATTTGTTCATTATGGCCAACGCTCATCAATACAGCATTCGGTGTTTCACATATTCCTCAGGATCATAAAAATGTTGGAAAAGCATTTGGCTTCTCCCGTTGGAAATACATTACAAAAATTGTATTGCCTTATACATTCCCACACATCTTAACCGGTTTGCGTTTGTCTATTGGTGTGGCATGGATGGTAATTGTAGCAGGAGAGATGTTATCGGGTGGTATGGGTCTTGGTTATTTTGTTTGGGAAGAAGGATTTAACGGCGGAAGCATTGCGAAGATTTTAGTAGCCATCATTATCATTGGTATTGTTGGTTTGTTACTCGACAGAATTTTCATGGCGCTTCAAAAGCGTTTCAGTTTCGCAGCATAA
- the nrtS gene encoding nitrate/nitrite transporter NrtS, which translates to MNKKNITTALLVAVIVGTVLNIINSYDVFVEGTFTGKNVIRIMLTYITPFCVSLYSSVKATKQKA; encoded by the coding sequence ATGAATAAGAAAAATATAACAACAGCTTTACTGGTAGCAGTGATCGTTGGAACTGTTTTGAATATCATAAACAGTTATGATGTGTTTGTAGAGGGAACATTTACAGGTAAGAATGTGATAAGGATCATGCTTACCTACATTACTCCGTTTTGTGTATCGCTTTATTCATCAGTAAAAGCAACAAAGCAAAAAGCATGA